A region from the Francisella orientalis FNO12 genome encodes:
- the infA gene encoding translation initiation factor IF-1: protein MAKEDCIEMEGVVLEALPNTMFRVELENGHVVTAHISGKMRKNYIRILTGDKVVVEITPYDLTKGRIKFRSK, encoded by the coding sequence ATGGCAAAAGAAGATTGTATAGAAATGGAAGGAGTTGTTTTAGAAGCTCTTCCAAACACAATGTTTAGAGTGGAACTTGAGAATGGGCATGTTGTAACAGCTCATATTTCAGGTAAGATGAGAAAAAATTATATTCGTATACTAACTGGCGATAAGGTAGTAGTTGAAATAACTCCTTATGACTTAACTAAAGGTCGTATCAAATTCCGCAGCAAATAA
- a CDS encoding LysO family transporter: MVTFMVDFLREILVIAMVPLLKRYFSVEMVGYAANTAMDFCLPILRNNYSNKIVPLAIIIGLTMTIITPILLVLENIIL; encoded by the coding sequence GTGGTAACATTTATGGTTGATTTTTTACGAGAAATATTAGTGATCGCAATGGTACCATTACTCAAACGATATTTTTCTGTAGAGATGGTCGGGTATGCCGCAAATACTGCTATGGATTTCTGCTTACCAATCCTTAGAAATAATTATAGTAATAAAATAGTTCCATTAGCTATAATTATTGGCTTAACGATGACTATTATAACTCCAATTCTTCTCGTGTTAGAAAATATAATCCTATAA
- a CDS encoding APC family permease → MVSNSTGKEKIGLILLILLMTGAIDNIRNLPSTAISGTYIFFFFAVAVLLFLAPVALVSAEMTATYTAKGEEGVYGWVKKAFGPNVAMLAIWFQWINTLIWFPSILTFIAGTIAYLFNPDFAQNIKFTIIFITVVFWSLTILNLKGLRVSAIFASACTFFGMVVPMLLMVIFALIWLLNSYTINIHFELGNLIPSFTSTESWMGLTAIIASFLGLELATVHIRNVANPKKTFPLALLISVIFIVFTMVLGALAVVIIFPQSEIDVVHGTIKTFKVYLESLGIPMFFYYILGLMIFIGSIGSMINWMISPARGLLQAADDHFLPDALDKTNKHDVPSGILILQAIIMTIICLLLELVPSVQAYYWLLTALSTQIYSLMYLMMFFAALKLKLTNKESTRNNKDFNIPGGKFGMSFVCILGIVGTISCVIVGFIPPDNLYENPFEFIQMLSICFVLSILPVVLFMIYRKIKLKNI, encoded by the coding sequence ATGGTATCAAACTCAACAGGAAAAGAAAAAATTGGTTTAATTCTACTTATATTACTAATGACCGGAGCAATTGATAATATAAGGAATCTTCCTTCTACTGCGATATCCGGGACCTATATATTTTTCTTTTTTGCTGTTGCAGTTTTGTTGTTTCTCGCTCCTGTTGCTTTAGTATCTGCAGAAATGACTGCAACATATACAGCCAAAGGTGAAGAAGGTGTATATGGTTGGGTTAAAAAAGCTTTTGGACCTAATGTAGCGATGCTAGCAATTTGGTTTCAATGGATTAATACTTTAATATGGTTCCCAAGTATATTAACATTTATTGCAGGCACTATTGCATATCTATTTAATCCAGATTTTGCTCAAAATATTAAATTCACTATTATTTTTATTACAGTTGTATTTTGGTCCTTGACTATTCTAAACCTCAAAGGTTTACGTGTCTCTGCAATTTTTGCAAGTGCCTGTACATTTTTTGGTATGGTTGTGCCAATGCTACTAATGGTTATTTTCGCATTAATATGGTTACTGAATAGCTATACTATAAATATTCATTTTGAATTAGGTAATTTAATCCCTAGTTTCACATCTACTGAATCTTGGATGGGTCTGACAGCCATAATTGCATCTTTCTTAGGGCTTGAATTAGCAACAGTTCACATAAGAAATGTAGCAAACCCCAAAAAAACATTTCCATTAGCGCTATTAATTTCAGTAATTTTTATAGTATTTACGATGGTATTAGGTGCTCTAGCAGTAGTGATTATATTCCCTCAATCTGAAATAGATGTTGTGCATGGAACAATTAAGACTTTTAAAGTTTATCTAGAAAGCCTAGGTATACCTATGTTTTTCTACTATATTCTAGGACTAATGATCTTCATAGGATCTATAGGATCGATGATCAATTGGATGATTTCACCTGCTCGAGGTCTATTGCAGGCTGCCGATGATCATTTTTTACCCGATGCTTTAGATAAAACAAATAAGCATGATGTGCCAAGTGGAATTCTTATATTACAAGCAATTATTATGACTATAATATGTCTTTTATTAGAGCTTGTACCATCAGTTCAGGCTTACTATTGGCTTCTTACTGCTTTAAGTACTCAAATTTACTCTTTGATGTATTTAATGATGTTCTTTGCGGCACTCAAACTAAAACTTACAAATAAAGAATCTACTCGTAACAATAAGGATTTCAATATACCTGGTGGTAAATTTGGTATGTCTTTTGTTTGTATTTTAGGTATTGTGGGAACAATCTCTTGTGTAATAGTTGGTTTTATTCCACCTGATAATTTATATGAAAATCCTTTTGAATTTATTCAAATGTTATCAATATGTTTTGTATTATCAATCCTTCCTGTAGTATTATTCATGATTTATAGAAAGATTAAACTTAAAAATATCTAA
- the trkA gene encoding Trk system potassium transporter TrkA produces MRIAILGAGQLGIYLTQRLSLDHQVSIIDLDEEKLGFISSAFDVQTIIGDVTKPNIMMEANFKDTDMIIAVTSNDTTNIAVCDMAYKLYKTPYKIARIRDTEYNRFPKLLNNIDLVIKSFFETTKRLEQLIFLSGAYFISTFFDKRVQLVGVRVSQDSSLIGLSVKDIYLGLGDIKVDIISVHRGGNKLDINDTYILVEPGDRVMYLSEKAYSSQILSIFQPKKANIRKIFIAGINYASITLAKSLENKGYIIKMIDPNAEKCEFALNELSKSTILHYNPVNNNLLVAEGIDEADIFFALTNSDEINIMSSILAKKLGAQKTVATVNSSEYYDITRDLKLIDISISPHNFSYTTIKAFLTQVDMLKMYEVEDSEEMFVELKVHGQENMSTVIGKKIADLKLPNGLQILAIMKDDNTPKFFTDNSVINDGDRIIIKVDNKNALQTLEKLFQVMPLYIA; encoded by the coding sequence ATGAGAATAGCTATTTTAGGTGCTGGACAATTAGGAATTTATTTGACCCAAAGATTAAGTCTAGATCATCAAGTTTCTATAATAGACTTAGATGAAGAAAAATTAGGATTTATTTCATCTGCTTTTGATGTTCAGACAATCATTGGAGATGTTACAAAGCCTAATATAATGATGGAAGCTAATTTTAAAGATACTGATATGATTATTGCCGTAACATCTAATGATACTACTAATATAGCAGTATGTGATATGGCTTATAAGTTATATAAAACACCATATAAGATAGCGCGAATTCGTGATACAGAATATAATAGATTTCCAAAATTACTTAATAATATAGACTTGGTTATCAAATCTTTTTTTGAAACTACAAAAAGATTAGAACAATTGATTTTTTTATCTGGAGCTTATTTTATATCAACATTTTTTGATAAACGTGTGCAATTAGTTGGAGTTAGGGTTTCACAAGATTCATCACTTATTGGTTTGTCTGTTAAAGATATATATCTCGGCTTAGGAGATATAAAAGTAGATATAATTTCAGTTCACAGAGGCGGAAATAAGTTGGATATTAATGATACCTATATTCTAGTTGAACCAGGTGATAGAGTTATGTATTTGTCAGAAAAAGCATACTCTTCTCAAATCCTATCAATTTTTCAGCCTAAAAAAGCAAATATTAGAAAAATTTTTATTGCGGGGATTAACTATGCAAGTATCACCCTGGCAAAATCATTGGAAAATAAAGGCTATATAATAAAAATGATTGATCCTAATGCTGAGAAGTGTGAATTTGCTTTAAATGAGTTATCAAAGTCTACAATTCTACACTATAATCCAGTAAACAATAACCTATTAGTTGCTGAAGGCATTGACGAAGCTGATATTTTTTTTGCGTTGACTAATTCAGATGAAATTAATATTATGTCATCTATTTTAGCCAAAAAACTTGGTGCACAAAAAACAGTGGCAACTGTAAACAGTTCTGAATATTACGATATTACTAGAGACCTTAAGCTTATTGATATATCAATTTCACCTCATAATTTTTCATATACAACAATCAAAGCATTTTTGACCCAAGTTGATATGCTTAAAATGTATGAAGTTGAAGATAGTGAAGAAATGTTTGTAGAGCTAAAAGTTCATGGTCAAGAAAATATGTCTACAGTAATCGGCAAAAAAATAGCTGATCTAAAATTACCAAATGGCTTACAAATTTTAGCTATTATGAAAGATGACAATACTCCCAAATTCTTCACCGACAACTCGGTTATAAATGATGGAGATAGAATAATCATCAAAGTTGATAACAAAAATGCTCTACAAACACTCGAAAAGCTTTTTCAAGTAATGCCTTTATACATTGCATAA
- a CDS encoding SUF system Fe-S cluster assembly regulator: protein MLKISKLLDYGLLVVVTIAENNLNPYSAARIAETTGLNIPTVRKLLNQLSISNIIVSKRGIEGGYTLVDDPQNITVLDVVKAVEKDVNLTECCDLHKKCSLGSCMVSSYWRVLNSQLLDLLSKTSIYDIVNNKGRS from the coding sequence ATGCTTAAAATAAGTAAATTACTCGACTATGGTTTACTTGTGGTTGTAACAATTGCTGAAAATAACTTAAATCCCTATAGTGCAGCAAGAATTGCTGAAACTACTGGGCTAAATATTCCTACAGTTAGAAAACTGTTAAATCAGCTTTCAATATCAAATATTATAGTATCTAAACGCGGTATAGAGGGTGGCTACACATTAGTTGATGATCCACAAAACATTACTGTTCTAGATGTCGTTAAAGCTGTAGAGAAAGATGTGAATCTTACAGAATGTTGTGATTTACATAAAAAATGTAGCTTGGGAAGCTGTATGGTAAGTAGTTATTGGAGAGTTTTAAATAGTCAATTGCTAGATCTACTTTCAAAAACATCAATCTATGATATTGTCAACAATAAGGGCAGAAGTTAA
- the sufB gene encoding Fe-S cluster assembly protein SufB, whose amino-acid sequence MSENLDKIIEQDYEHGFVTEIEAETIDAGLNEDVICLISARKKEPEFLLEWRLKAYKKWLEMKSPEWADLSYPAINFQAISYYSSPKSLKDHPKSLDEVDLEIIETYNKLGIPLHEQEMLAGVKNIAVDAVFDSVSVVTTFKEKLAEAGVIFCPISESVQKYPELVQKYLGSVVPQGDNFYAALNSAVFSDGSFVYIPKGVTCPMELSTYFRINAMNTGQFERTLIVADEGSYVSYLEGCTAPMRDENQLHAAVVELVALDGAEIKYSTVQNWYPGDKEGKGGIYNFVTKRGVCHKNAKISWTQVETGSAITWKYPSVVLRGDNSIGEFYSVALTRHAQQADTGTKMIHLGKNTKSTIISKGISAGKASQAYRGLVRISPNASNARNFSQCDSLLIGHNCGAHTYPYIENKSNSSQIEHEATTSKISDDQLFYCKQRGLSEEDAIAMIVNGFCKEVFKKLPLEFAVEAQKLMEVSLEGAVG is encoded by the coding sequence ATGAGCGAAAATTTAGATAAAATCATTGAGCAAGATTATGAACATGGTTTTGTAACTGAAATAGAAGCTGAGACTATCGATGCGGGTCTTAATGAAGATGTAATCTGCTTGATATCTGCAAGAAAAAAAGAGCCTGAATTTCTATTGGAATGGCGTTTAAAAGCATATAAAAAATGGTTGGAGATGAAGTCACCTGAGTGGGCTGATTTAAGTTATCCTGCTATTAATTTTCAAGCAATAAGCTATTATTCTTCGCCAAAATCATTAAAAGATCATCCTAAAAGTTTAGATGAAGTTGATCTTGAGATTATAGAGACATATAACAAGCTTGGTATTCCTCTGCATGAGCAAGAAATGTTAGCTGGAGTTAAAAATATAGCTGTTGATGCAGTATTTGACTCAGTTTCAGTTGTAACAACGTTTAAAGAAAAACTAGCTGAAGCTGGAGTTATTTTCTGTCCTATATCAGAATCCGTACAGAAGTACCCAGAACTAGTTCAAAAGTATTTAGGCTCTGTAGTTCCACAGGGTGACAACTTTTATGCAGCACTTAACTCAGCTGTATTCAGTGATGGTTCATTTGTATATATTCCTAAAGGTGTTACTTGTCCAATGGAATTATCAACGTATTTTAGAATAAATGCGATGAATACTGGACAATTTGAAAGAACATTGATTGTCGCAGATGAAGGAAGTTATGTTAGTTATTTAGAAGGATGTACAGCACCAATGCGTGATGAAAATCAGCTTCATGCAGCTGTGGTTGAGCTGGTTGCCTTAGATGGAGCTGAGATTAAGTACTCTACAGTGCAAAACTGGTATCCAGGAGATAAAGAAGGTAAGGGCGGTATATACAACTTTGTTACTAAAAGAGGCGTTTGTCACAAAAATGCAAAAATCTCTTGGACACAAGTTGAGACAGGATCTGCAATTACATGGAAATACCCTTCAGTAGTATTACGTGGAGATAACTCAATTGGTGAATTCTACTCTGTAGCTTTGACTCGTCATGCTCAACAAGCTGATACTGGCACAAAAATGATTCATCTTGGTAAAAATACTAAGAGTACGATTATTTCAAAAGGTATTTCTGCAGGTAAAGCTTCTCAAGCCTATAGAGGACTTGTGAGAATATCACCTAATGCTTCTAATGCTAGAAACTTCTCACAATGTGACTCTTTATTAATAGGACATAATTGTGGTGCACATACATACCCGTATATAGAAAATAAGAGTAATTCATCTCAAATCGAACATGAAGCTACAACTTCAAAGATCTCAGATGATCAGCTTTTCTATTGTAAGCAAAGAGGTCTTTCGGAAGAGGATGCAATTGCTATGATTGTTAATGGTTTTTGTAAAGAAGTATTTAAAAAGTTACCACTTGAGTTTGCAGTTGAAGCTCAAAAACTAATGGAAGTTAGTTTAGAAGGTGCTGTTGGTTAA
- the sufC gene encoding Fe-S cluster assembly ATPase SufC, producing MLLEIKDLHVSVGEQKKHILKGLNLKVNKGEVHAIMGPNGAGKSTLSNVLAGKDGYEITQGSITFNGIDLDDLSISERAAVGIFLSLQYPIEIPGVSNVQFLKTAVNSIRKQNGEEEINAIDFMKKLKANMQVLKIDQKYMSRGVNEGFSGGEKKRNEMLQLMMLEPKLAILDETDSGLDIDALQVVSQGANTMRSPERSFLVITHYQRLLDHIQPDFVHVLADGKIVKTGGKELALELEEKGYSWLNS from the coding sequence ATGTTATTAGAAATTAAAGATTTACATGTAAGTGTTGGCGAACAAAAGAAACATATTCTAAAAGGCTTAAATCTAAAAGTTAACAAAGGTGAAGTCCATGCAATTATGGGACCTAATGGTGCTGGTAAAAGTACTTTAAGTAATGTTCTAGCTGGTAAAGATGGTTATGAGATTACTCAAGGATCGATAACATTTAACGGTATAGATTTAGATGATCTATCTATATCCGAAAGAGCCGCAGTAGGTATCTTTTTAAGCTTACAGTATCCTATTGAGATTCCTGGTGTTAGTAATGTTCAATTTTTAAAGACAGCTGTAAATAGCATTAGAAAGCAAAATGGCGAAGAAGAAATCAATGCTATAGATTTTATGAAAAAGCTAAAAGCAAACATGCAAGTCTTAAAGATAGATCAAAAATATATGTCGCGTGGAGTTAATGAAGGCTTCTCAGGTGGAGAGAAAAAACGTAATGAAATGCTTCAGTTAATGATGCTTGAGCCAAAGCTTGCTATATTAGATGAGACTGATTCTGGATTAGATATTGATGCTCTTCAGGTAGTATCTCAAGGCGCAAATACTATGAGATCTCCAGAGAGAAGCTTCTTAGTTATTACACACTACCAAAGACTTTTAGATCATATACAACCTGATTTTGTCCATGTTTTAGCTGATGGTAAAATTGTCAAAACAGGTGGTAAAGAGCTAGCTCTTGAGCTAGAAGAAAAAGGTTATTCTTGGTTAAATAGTTAA